tgccatctatcgaccacaggttaaagtttggcgatccgttggataccgaccgagttataggcaaaagtttgtgcaaaaatgaggaaaattttacattttctcaaacagggtatggaacttggttcctcgaataacttctggcacagacatctgagggcatggccgtccaagaagaaaatgtagccattagtgccatctatcgaccacaggttaaagattggcgatccgttggataccgaccgagttataggcaaaatttggtgcaaaaatgaggaaaattttcatttttttttaattttttgatttttttaattatttttcactcttttttttatttcaagcattattagagtgaaaagaaactcattgcaacccattggcattaaaataaaacaattttattttttttgcaaaatttcccaaaaaaatcgtaaggggtaagccttatgaaatttccgagtggaaaaattttttgaaatttttttctgattttttattcttttttcaatttaaagcactatttaagtgaaaagaaacttattgcaacaaattcccatcaaaatatatcacatttaaaatttttgctacattgctgaaaaatgaggaaaattttacattttctcaaacagggtaaggaacttggttcctcgaataacttctggcacagacatctgagggcatggccgtccaagaagaaaatgtagccattagtgccatctatcgaccacaggttaaagattggcgatccgttggataccgaccgagttataggcaaaatttggtgcaaaaatgaggaaaattttcatttttttttagttttttgacttttttttattatttttcactcttttttttatttcaagcattattagagtgaaaagaaactcattgcaacccattggcattaaaataaaacaattttattttttttgcaaaatttcccaaaaaaatcgtaaggggtaagccttatgaaatttccgagtggaaaaattttttgaaatttttttctgatttgttattcttttttcaatttaaagcactatttaagtgaaaagaaacttattgcaacaaattcccatcaaaatatatcacatttaaaatttttgctacattgctgaaaaatgaggaaaattttacattttctcaaacagggtaaggaacttggttcctcgaataacttctggcacagacatctgagggcatggctgtccaagaagaaaatgtagccattggtgccatctatcgaccacaggttaaagtttggcgatccgttggataccgaccgagttataggcaaaagtttgtgcaaaaatgaggaaaattttacattttctcaaacagggtatggaacttggttcctcgaataacttctggcacagacatctgagggcatggccgtccaagaagaaaatgtagccattagtgccatctatcgaccacaggttaaagattggcgatccgttggataccgaccgagttataggcaaaatttggtgcaaaaatgaggaaaattttcatttttttttaattttttgatttttttaattatttttcactcttttttttatttcaagcattattagagtgaaaagaaactcattgcaacccattggcattaaaataaaacaattttattttttttgcaaaatttcccaaaaaaatcgtaaggggtaagccttatgaaatttccgagtggaaaaattttttgaaatttttttctgatttgttattcttttttcaatttaaagcactatttaagtgaaaagaaacatattgcaacaaattcccatcaaaatatatcacatttaaaatttttgctacattgctgaaaaatgaggaaaattttacattttctcaaacagggtaaggaacttggttcctcgaataacttctggcacagacatctgagggcatggccgtccaagaagaaaatgtagccattagtgccatctatcgaccacaggttaaagtttggcgatccgttggataccgaccgagttataggcaaaagtttgtgcaaaaatgaggaaaattttacattttctcaaacagggtatggaacttggttcctcgaataacttctggcacagacatctgagggcatggccgtccaagaagaaaatgtagccattagtgccatctatcgaccacaggttaaagattggcgatccgttggataccgaccgagttataggcaaaatttggtgcaaaaatgaggaaaattttcattttttttaattttttgattttttttattatttttcactcttttttttatttcaagcattattagagtgaaaagaaactcattgcaacccattggcattaaaataaaacaattttattttttttgcaaaatttcccaaaaaaatcgtaaggggtaagccttatgaaatttccgagtggaaaaattttttgaaatttttttctgattttttattcttttttcaatttaaagcactatttaagtgaaaagaaacttattgcaacaaattcccatcaaaatatatcacatttaaaatttttgctacattgctgaaaaatgaggaaaattttacattttctcaaacagggtaaggaacttggttcctcgaataacttctggcacagacatctgagggcatggctgtccaagaagaaaatgtagccattgatgccatctatcgaccacaggttaaagtttggcgatccgttggataccgaccgagttataggcaaaatttggtgcaaaaatgaggaaaattttcatttttttttaattttttgattttttttattatttttcactcttttttttatttcaagcattattagagtgaaaagaaactcattgcaacccattggcattaaaataaaacaattttattttttttgcaaaatttcccaaaaaaatcgtaaggggtaagccttatgaaatttccgagtggaaaaattttttgaaatttttttctgatttgttattcttttttcaatttaaagcactatttaagtgaaaagaaacttattgcaacaaattcccatcaaaatatatcacatttaaaatttttgctacattgctgaaaaatgaggaaaattttacattttctcaaacagggtaaggaacttggttcctcgaataacttctggcacagacatctgagggcatggctgtccaagaagaaaatgtagccattagtgccatctatcgaccacaggttaaagtttggcgatccgttggataccgaccgagttataggcaaaagtttgtgcaaaaatgaggaaaattttacattttctcaaacagggtatggaacttggttcctcgaataacttctggcacagacatctgagggcatggccgtccaagaagaaaatgtagccattagtgccatctatcgaccacaggttaaagattggcgatccgttggataccgaccgacttataggcaaaatttggtgcaaaaatgaggaaaattttcatttttttttagttttttgactttttttattatttttcactcttttttttatttcaagcattattagagtgaaaagaaactcattgcaacccattggcattaaaataaaacaattttattttttttgcaaaatttcccaaaaaaatcgtaaggggtaagccttatgaaatttccgagtggaaaaattttttgaaatttttttctgattttttattcttttttcaatttaaagcactatttaagtgaaaagaaacttattgcaacaaattcccatcaaaatatatcacatttaaaatttttgctacattgctgaaaaatgaggaaaattttacattttctcaaacagggtaaggaacttggttcctcgaataacttctggcacagacatctgagggcatggccgtccaagaagaaaatgtagccattggtgccatctatcgaccacaggttaaagattggcgatccgttggataccgaccgagttataggcaaaagtttgtgcaaaaatgaggaaaattttacattttctcaaacagggtatggaacttggttcctcgaataacttctggcacagacatctgagggcatggccgtccaagaagaaaatgtagccattagtgccatctatcgaccacaggttaaagattggcgatccgttggataccgaccgagttataggcaaaatttggtgcaaaaatgaggaaaattttcatttttttttaattttttgatttttttttattatttttcactcttttttttatttcaagcattattagagtgaaaagaaactcattgcaacccattggcattaaaataaaacaattttattttttttgcaaaatttcccaaaaaaatcgtaaggggtaagccttatgaaatttccgagtggaaaaattttttgaaatttttttctgattttttattcttttttcaatttaaagcactatttaagtgaaaagaaacttattgcaacaaattcccatcaaaatatatcacatttaaaatttttgctacattgctgaaaaatgaggaaaattttacattttctcaaacagggtaaggaacttggttcctcgaataacttctggcacagacatctgagggcatggctgtccaagaagaaaatgtagccattggtgccatctatcgaccacaggttaaagattggcgatccgttggataccgaccgagttataggcaaaagtttgtgcaaaaatgaggaaaattttacattttctcaaacagggtatggaacttggttcctcgaataacttctggcacagacatctgagggcatggccgtccaagaagaaaatgtagccattagtgccatctatcgaccacaggttaaagattggcgatccgttggataccgaccgagttataggcaaaatttggtgcaaaaatgaggaaaattttcatttttttttaattttttgatttttttttattatttttcactcttttttttatttcaagcattattagagtgaaaagaaactcattgcaacccattggcattaaaataaaacaattttattttttttgcaaaatttcccaaaaaaatcgtaaggggtaagccttatgaaatttccgagtggaaaaatttttcgaaatttttttctgattttttattcttttttcaatttaaagcactatttaagtgaaaagaaacttattgcaacaaattcccatcaaaatatatcacatttaaaatttttgctacattgctgaaaaatgaggaaaattttacattttctcaaacagggtaaggaacttggttcctcgaataacttctggcacagacatctgagggcatggccgtccaagaagaaaatgtagccattggtgccatctatcgaccacaggttaaagattggcgatccgttggataccgaccgagttataggcaaaatttggtgcaaaaatgacccttagtaaattttcattttttttaattttttgattttttcattatttttcactcttttttttatttcaaccattatttgagtgaaaagaaactcattgcaaccaattgggattaaagtaaaacaattttattttttttgcaaaatttctcaaaaaaaacgtaaggggtaagccttatgaaattttcgagttgaaatttttttgaaatttttttttcgattttatattctttttttagtttaaagcattatttgagtgaaaagaaacatattgcaacaaattcccattaaaatatatcacatttttcaattttgctaaattgttcaaaaacagggtaaggaacttggttccctgaataacttctggcacagacatctgacggtatggccgtccaagaagaaaatgtagccattggtgccatctatcgaccacaggttaaagtttggcgatccgttggataccgaccgagttataggcaaaagtttgtgcaaaaatgaggaaaattttacattttctcaaacagggtatggaacttggttcctcgaataacttctggcacagacatctgagggcatggccgtccaagaagaaaatgtagaaattagtgccatctatcgaccacaggttaaagattggcgatccgttggataccgaccgagttataggcaaaatttggtgcaaaaatgaggaaaattttcattttttttataattttttgattttttttattatttttcactcttttttttatttcaagcattattagagtgaaaagaaactcattgcaacccattggcattaaaataccacaattgtattgtttttgcaaaatttcccaaaaaaatcgtaaggggttagccttatgaaatttccgagtggaaaaattttttgaaatttttttctgtttttttattcttttttcaatttaaagcactatttaagtgaaaagaaacttattgtaacaaattcccatcaaaatatatcacatttaaaacttttgctacattgctcaaaaatgaggaaaattttacattttctcaaacagggtatggaacttggttcctcgaataacttctggcacagacatctgagagcatggctgtccaagaagaaaatgtagccattggtgccgtctatcgaccacaggttaaagattggcgatccgttggataccgaccgagttataggcaaaatttggtgcaaaaatgaggaaaattttcatatttttataatttttcaatttttttataattttttattcttttttttgtttaaaacattatttgagtgaaaagaaacttattgcaaccaattggcattaaaataaagcaatttaaaattttttgcaaaatttcccaaaaaaatcgtaaggggtaagccttatgaaattttcgagttgaaatttgttatgaaatttttctgttaatttttattcttttttcaatttaatacatcaatttatgtAAGAAAGAGTCATACGTATGTAATCCCATAGTAAAACAActtcattaaatatttattccaaAACTTGTTATTCATAATGCATGGAACATAAtggattatttaaaaactgCCACTAATGTTGTGATTTCCCTTGATCAGACGTGTATACATACAGAAAGAAATTGGGGGAAACCCAACAATCTTGtaatcttcttttttccagGGAAATCCCTCATCTTGGCAATTTATTTAACAGCAGTACAGGTTATGTACTCCAtttgaaaggaaagaaaaccaTGAATTCATTCAGCAAATAAACCATAGTACTCATGCGTAATGAATCAGCTGTGTCAATGTGGCTACGTACTTACGCACATGTTAAGCATCAAGCATATATGTAAGATTCGTACCGTGTGTCTCACTGAGCGATAGTCAtaccctcacacacacacacacacgcaaacatagATTCCAAATGGAACAGAATCGTTTTATCGTATCTCGCTTCCCATCTTAACCATCTTGCGGACCAACCAGTCAATTGAGCATTAATTGAACCAACTGTGGAAGCGCTTCTGCGTAACGTTTTCAATGAAACAAACTGTTTCATCGATCATTGCAATGAAAACAGTGTTTGGCTGGGAATCATCTCCCCCATTCTAAGGAGGTGCATGAAACGGTGCCTCCGAGCCTGCGAGCGAGAAAGTGCTGCCGATTTGTGGTGCTTTAATTGATTCACTAAATAGCATCAATTTGATCGTCTGCTGTGTACCATTCAGAACCCACACATGATTCATCACCGTACTGGGTGGTTTGGGGGTTTTACCGTACGATTAAAGCGTAGTACATACTTTGGCCTAACAATCGGGACACAAGACACAATCGCTCAGAACTCACCAGCGAACGGGTGGAGTGATTGTGGAGCggaggatttttgtttgtttgcacagACCATCTCTTAGCATCGCAGTCCGGTCGTAAATAATCAACACAAGATGGACGAAAGATGCTGATAAGAAACGAGTAGCAACCATCGGTCGGCTGACGATCCGATCCGAGACGAACTAAGACGATGCTTCGTAACACTAAAACTACCAACGCTCGTAAAGCGTTTGTTGGATAAGTAGGAATACgtgcttttcttttaaatctCTTTTACAAGTAGCACCTGCTAAATGGTGTGTGACGATCTTATGTATATTCACGCTACGACGGTTCAGGTGATCCATTTCGTTGACGTGATCTTTGAACTATATCGTgtagcatttattttttatctattcCCAATCAGAATTGAGAATAATTATCTTTAAGTACTAACTTCGAATATCTCAAGTCCGTCAACTGTTGACTGCTTGGTACAAGTAGTGTATGGCTAAGCTACTACGCGCACGACATCATTCAAATCAAACCTCCACGAAGGTTTCTTCCATCAATTGCCAGCCACGATCCTCTGTGTGCCCGACTGCCCGAAGTAGCCAACCAATTTCTTTCCCGGGAAGAATCTCTCGTAATCTGCTGAATTGTTACGATCGCTTGCTGAACGAATCGGTCACAGTGATGCTGCTCATTGTGCGATCGTAACTGGACCAAGCAGGACGTCCAGATAGAAAGCTGCCAAGGGTACAAGTGTGTTCTAGTGCAGTGGAATTTCGcattgtttgttcattttctatCACAAACGGTTAATCGGAGCGTCTTTCTGTGTGAACGTTTGTTTAGGCAAAATATTGTAAGAGCTTAAAAGATAAGAAGAGATCCTAAAGGTAGCAAACTTTGCTGGAGATCAGTGAAGCAACGTGTGGCAAAAATGCGGCAACGCATTTGGAACCGACCGAAGATAATGCTGCTGGCACTGATAGTGCTGCTCGGCGGATGCTGCAATGTGGTTCTTGGTGTAAGTGATCGAAAAGTGATTAATCCATACATCCCTATGCTCTACAGAAGAAATCGCAATAGTGTGCGCCGTGTTCCAGAATGTCCGACCTATCAAGGCTTATCAGAACATATTGTGGCTATTGTTGGGGATTTCTTAGCTTTGCAGTTGAAGTGCCCGGAGtgaatgtttttgcttcagcCATGTGATCAGAAAGGATGTTTTTGTTGGCTCCTATCACATTCGCAAAGTATACCATTCCACTGAACCGTTGATCGCGATGATCAGCTGAATGGAAATGGCACATTATCAGAGAGGAGTCAAGGGAATTTGACATTGACCTGTATACCCgctattattttgaaaattctttCCCCTTTTCCACTAGTTAATTTAGTTTAAATGATGAGTCTATCTAAGAAGTGTCCTAATCTTCTTGAGTCCAATGTTTTCTAGCTGTTCAAACGTGGAAAAACCACCAGCAGCAATGTCTCGTAATAACCTCGATTCCAATTCTTCCGGTTTCAAGATAGCGTACGTTGCTTTTGCAAAGACAATGTCATCTTGATCTGGCCGCTCTGTATGTGAAACGAAGATGGAAAATCAAGTCCTGCGATGGCCTTCTTGTTTGTTGCCTTTCCAAGAACGTGTCAGGCCGTGTTATCAAGCGCTGCGATGCTCAAACACAAACTCTGATGCGCAAAATAACAGATGAAGTATGCTTTGTTTcaaggaaaacaatttcagTACTGCTCAATTAATTCTGATTGTTAGTAAATTTAActatggaagttttttttactcgtaTTGATTCTGATACCTTTGACTGTGTTCCAACAAAAGAGAGTTTTGAGCCAAACTATTGAACAACAACTTTTCTATATTCAattctttctcaaattttaCATAATATGCCTCAAATTAGTAGAAGTAATGTTCTTTCACGAACAAAAGCGCAAGTTAACATCCATTTTGGTCTTATTTCTTACTGATCATGTGCTCTATTACTGCAGATCGCTTCCATTACTGTCGAGCAGAGCGATCGTATCTCTCTTTCTACATCAATCGTACTGACTCTTTCGTAGCAGCTTATGTATTCAAATTAATCAAGAGCTAAGCGATCGTTCGATTGATAAGCGCTTCCGAACAACAACAGTGTTTCATCAATTTGTTCTATTCCTATTTCTCTATCTCATGGTACACCCGCAGATTTACGATCCTAGAACAGCGCCAAACAGCCGACACCATGTTCACATGATGCCGGAAATGCACGGTGCCTACAGCCAAGTCCATCACCACCGAGCACAAGAGATATCCCCTTCGGAATACGTTCAAACGGATCACTACCAGTACGAGCAACCTCAACCTCAACACCCGTCTCTGATAGGTCCTCAGCATCACAGCTCGGGTCCATCCGGACCGCAGTACCAGCCAGGCGTTCCACTCGCACCGTACCCAACTGACGCTCAGCGATCTCCTGCCTACGGACGTGCACAACCTTACACACAGCAACTGGTTCCAATGACGCCACGCTTTTCATACGGCGAGGAAGATCGATTGATCGCAGAAACAGCTCCGGCAAAGATTGTACGTCAACCGGTATACGCATTGTTGAAGGACTTCAATGGCCTTGAATGCCCCGAAGGTAAAACAGGCCATTTCCCGTACGTGATGGATTGCCGTCAGTTTTTAAGCTGCTGGAAGGGACGGGGTTTCATCTTGAACTGTGCACCTGGTACGCTCTTCAATCCGGACACTCGCGAGTGTGATCATCCATCCAAGGTGTCCTGTTTACCAGTGCCTTCGTTAAATAGTGTCAGTGAACCGGCTCAACGGGCTCCACCCAAAGCGGCAGCTTATACCGACCAGaggcaacaacaaccacagcaACCGTATCAACATCAGTCACAACCCCAACGGCAACAGGAAGAACTTAGTTGTCCACCGGGTGTAATTGGGCTTCGTCCGCATCCATCTGATTGCCGGAAGTTCCTGAACTGTAACAATGGGGCTCGGTTCGTGCAGGACTGTGGTCCAGGTACGGCGTTCAATCCACGCATCCTAACCTGTGACCATCTACACAACGTGGACTGTGACAAATCGGAGAATGTAATCGTGGATTACGATCGTCCAACGGTGCCAGTTGCTTCAAATCCATCTTACTATCCTCCATCACACATTCCCGCTGCGTCAAAGCCAGATCCTGCAATTGTCAGTCCACAGGTACGTCCTACCATTTCCACACACCAACAGGCTCCAACGGGACAACAGTCGCCCACTGGCCAGAAACCGTTTCATCCCGACGTGGAGCAAATCAATGCGGGTCCGACTGAAACCAACGTTGATGAATATGACGACGCAACCGATCCAGATGCCGTGTATGACGGATTTGATCTGCGGTCCAACTTTGGAGCACCAGAGATAGATCGCCGACAGCCGAAAGCATCACACCATCAGGGAGAACCCGAAAAACCTTACCCGATCTACGTACGACCACCGACCAAGCAACCGCAATCACTTCACCGGGATGCGGAAGTGGTGCAAAGTGTACAGCGACCCATTTACGTTGCATCTCCAGCAGGGCAAACAACTACCCATGTGCCAACGACTACGGCCCGTCCGGCCGGAATGCCTTATCCGACGGTTCGTAAGGAAGATATCGATGTCCAACAGCATCTTGATGCGTTGAAGCTAATGCTGACACCGTACATGAAGGAACACAAACAGACTGTCGCGCTAAATGCGACAAAGCTCAGCACCATGATGACCacaacaacgacgacgactgAGCCACCGCCGGTGGTGCAGGTTATTGGACTACCACCAGAGTCGCGTAACGTGAACGATCGGCCTTCATCCGCTGCACCTTACGTTTTACCAACAGCGAGTGAGGTGAATGACTTTTTCTACAGTGAATCTCAACCAGTCCCATTGGCACCCTGGCCATTGCCACCGCCGTACATAACTGAACCGGCGGAAGGAACATTTAACCGGCAGCATGCATCACCGCCAGAGTCCGTTGTCTATCCCATCTATCGTAGACCAACAACTACAagcacgacgacgacgacgacgaccacGGCGAAACCTGCACCAGCCTTACAAAGCCGATTCGGTGACAATCGTCCCAATCCATGGCGTCCCATGAATGTGCCGCACGCTACGACAACGAAAACGACTGCACCACCGattactaccaccaccaccatcaccaccactacGGCAGATCCGTGCTACGGTAAGTTCGTCTGCGGCAATGGGGTTTGCATCGATGAGGCGGAAGTCTGCGATGGACGCGATGGGTGTGGGAATCGTGCCGATGAGCTGGTGTGCGATCACATCGGGTACGAGCTGAAGCTGTCCAAGAAGGCACAAGGAAGCGTTGAGGTGCGCGTGTACGATCGTTGGGGCTATGTGTGCGATGATGGATTCACGCTCGAAGCGGCCAATGTTGTTTGCCGCGAGCTAGGATTCGCCGGTGGTGCGATTGAGATAAAACCGCACTCTTACTTCCCACCGAACGCCACCGATCCGGATGAGCTGGAACAGGGACCGTTTTTCATGATGGATGCCGTCCGCTGC
The DNA window shown above is from Anopheles funestus chromosome 3RL, idAnoFuneDA-416_04, whole genome shotgun sequence and carries:
- the LOC125770861 gene encoding uncharacterized protein LOC125770861 is translated as MRQRIWNRPKIMLLALIVLLGGCCNVVLGIYDPRTAPNSRHHVHMMPEMHGAYSQVHHHRAQEISPSEYVQTDHYQYEQPQPQHPSLIGPQHHSSGPSGPQYQPGVPLAPYPTDAQRSPAYGRAQPYTQQLVPMTPRFSYGEEDRLIAETAPAKIVRQPVYALLKDFNGLECPEGKTGHFPYVMDCRQFLSCWKGRGFILNCAPGTLFNPDTRECDHPSKVSCLPVPSLNSVSEPAQRAPPKAAAYTDQRQQQPQQPYQHQSQPQRQQEELSCPPGVIGLRPHPSDCRKFLNCNNGARFVQDCGPGTAFNPRILTCDHLHNVDCDKSENVIVDYDRPTVPVASNPSYYPPSHIPAASKPDPAIVSPQVRPTISTHQQAPTGQQSPTGQKPFHPDVEQINAGPTETNVDEYDDATDPDAVYDGFDLRSNFGAPEIDRRQPKASHHQGEPEKPYPIYVRPPTKQPQSLHRDAEVVQSVQRPIYVASPAGQTTTHVPTTTARPAGMPYPTVRKEDIDVQQHLDALKLMLTPYMKEHKQTVALNATKLSTMMTTTTTTTEPPPVVQVIGLPPESRNVNDRPSSAAPYVLPTASEVNDFFYSESQPVPLAPWPLPPPYITEPAEGTFNRQHASPPESVVYPIYRRPTTTSTTTTTTTTAKPAPALQSRFGDNRPNPWRPMNVPHATTTKTTAPPITTTTTITTTTADPCYGKFVCGNGVCIDEAEVCDGRDGCGNRADELVCDHIGYELKLSKKAQGSVEVRVYDRWGYVCDDGFTLEAANVVCRELGFAGGAIEIKPHSYFPPNATDPDELEQGPFFMMDAVRCQGNESSLRDCAFNGWGVSDCNREEVVGVVCRTPVMSCPQDYWLCHASEECIPVQFLCDNVRDCADGSDESPDHCKAPLAVRLMGGPSDREGRVEINYHGTWGTVCDDDFGVREARVICRQLGFNGTAEVRKSVYPPGSGQIWLDQVACNGSEPSIEDCVHWHWGEHNCGHTEDVGVRCGVYVPTKPRAARLRATRPNPRFDFVERSRKIHPDTCGRVLVDPTLRKPTYGARVVHGSETVYGHHPWQASLRVKTLHWCGAVLITRYHVLTAAHCLIGYPKSTYRVRIGDYHTAAFDQAELDIFIENTYIHEQFREGHHMSNDIAVVVLKTPVRFNNYVQPICLPARDAVYEPGQNCTISGWGATEAGSKDSSYDLRAGTVPLLPDSVCRRPEVYGDSLIDGMFCAGTLEPGVDSCDGDSGGPLVCPIGDGLHTLTGIVSWGKHCGYANKPGVYLKVAHYRDWIEQKLNQSLHQYGV